The DNA segment ACCCTGAGCGCCCGTAGAGCCTCttgcctctcttccccccttAAGGTGCAGCTGCCGAAATGGGCAGAGCAGCCttgacccccaccccccccccccccccccgccttggcACTCCTCCGTGGACATTGAGATCCTCTATCCGCCACTGTCACATTTTGGTAGCAGATGCCCAAATCTTAAAATCACCCACAGGTGGCCACCGGGTGTGGGAGGCTGTTGCCCACGATGCTGCTCCCACCCGTGCTcacccctctcctcccacaccccgggtgtccctggggagggACTTCACCCTGTGGACCCCCAGCTGCGGACGGCTCAGGActgccttcctccccaggtgTGAGGTGCGGCCGGGACCCGAATTCCTCACCCGATCCTACCTCTTCTACGCCAACCGCCTCTTCAAGGCTTACCAGTTCTACTACTGGGACCCCTCCTGCCGCGACCCCTCCTACTCGCTGGTCATCAAGGGCAAGCTCCGGCTGCGCCAGGCCTCCTGGATCACCCGTGGGGCCACCGAGGCCGACTACCACCTCCACAAGGTCGGCATCGTTTTCCACAGCCAGAAGGCCATGCGGGAGGTGGCCTCCTGGATCAACCAGACCTCCGGCGAGGGCTGCAGCGGATTCCTGCCCCCGGGGCGCACCTGGGCTCCCGGAGCCCTCTACGAACTGCTGAGCACCAAGACCGAGCGCGACTGCACTGCCGCCTTGGGCTTCGCCATGCACGAGCTCAGCCTGGTGCGGGTGGAGAAGCATTACCAGCCCttgctgcagccacagcagagcGGGAGCCGGCTGGTGGAGGAGCTGTACCTGGGGGACATTCACACGGAGTGGGTGGAGAGGCTCCACTACCGACCGACCGGTTATCAGCGACCTATGCAGAGCGCCGTGGTAAGGACGATGCCTTTACGCGGTCCCCTCGCTGATTCACAGGCTTTGCCAAGCGCCCGCGATTTCCTTACTGTTAAAATACCGCCTGCCTGCGCTTAGCCCCCTTCTGTCCTAAGGACACGCAGATGAGGAGGTGTGGGGCTGTAGGCGTGGGTTCCGAGGGTGCTGCCTGGGTGCTCCGCAGCATGTGGGGCTCACCCTCTCCCTTACCGAGAGAGCGGGACTGGGCCAGGTGAAAGCTCAGCAAAACCAGTATCAGAAACAAGCCTGCGCTGGCATGGGCCTGGAGTTAATGGCTTTTCTTTAGCTCTGTGTTTTCCTAGGAAATGCAGTTTCTTAGTTTCCACCACCAAAGTCAGCGAAAGCTTTGGGCTGCACATCATTAGAGACTGGCTGCTCTGTCATTTGtcttcctcccctctctttcGCTCTTTGTCATGTCCTCTAGGTTCAGAGAGGAGCGAGGAAGCAACGTCTGCCATTAAATCATTAGTCTTTGGTGTAATGCCATTAGCAGAGGAAGCTGCCGTGAATACAATTATGTTATTACACAGAAATCaaactttcattttcacatAAATAAAACTGAGTAGGAGACTtggtttccttttattttattttatattttattttgcagcaggttagtttatttccaggaaagcaCGTTTCTATCCGAATCATAGCTAATCAATTCAGAAATGATTGAGCAGCGAGATAGGGTAAATAAACCTTTCTGAACTTTACCAGATAGAACtgaattaacagaaaaaaaaaaaattgctttgggGCAACATTTCCCCACATCCCAAACTACACCAACTGAACTctgaaaaacacagagcaaCACCCCTCTCCCCCTCAAAAGTAACATTCTCAAATTGGTTAAACTTCTGTTATCTTGGGCCAAAACCATATATATGAGCAAAACCAGATGGTAAAcataaacactttaaaaagttaaCTTAAAACCAAATCTAAAGATACCGAAATTCACTTTCTGAATATAGCACTGTAATTAATCAGCTAACAGCTCTCCAATGGACCAGCACATGATGTCACCACTTGGCGATAATTAGAAGCTGCCATACATTAGAAATAACTTCACACGACTGGTTTAAGCAAGTAAGATTTTTGGCTCCATGTCTGTAGTGATAATTTTATTGGacacaggatttttcttttttttttttttatgttctctgAACTAACATCTATTTGCCTGTGCTGGTGAGTTACACAGCTATgttaggaattattttttaacccTCTTTATGAAAATACCACTCTTTTTCCCTTAAATTTATATCTGTTTTAAAGAAGCCCATTCTCCCCAAATTACCTTTCATTATCAAAGAATTTCCTGTTTAAGGAGAGCATATATATTTGCCAACTTCTGGGATTATTTAGCCATAATGTACTGTGTACTGTCAGCACTCATTAACGTGACAGTAGCAGTAAAGCAAGCTGAAAATGACTAAATTACAGTAGACTCCAATCAACTTGCATGTAAATTACCCACCCTACAGTTAACTGAGCTATTTAACCTTGTTGCGTATGACAGTTCAGTAAAGATTAGCTTGTGTTCTAGAAAACGATATAGCGTTCAAACCctggttatttaaaaataaatcagttgtGATATATGAAGTATAAGAAAAAGTTCCAAGCTACACCAAAAAACCTCCTGGCACTGGATCAGCTGCAGGACTGGTTTGACTCAGAGTTCCGCATGAAGCACAGGTCAGGTCCTCGTTTTGCAGTAGGTCCTTTTCTTTTCCGTCTCTGGTGCAGTGCCCATTCTGGCTGCTTGGCAAACCCgctgccttcctcccagcccACCTCACCCACCGCCCGGACGGCGACACGCGAACGCCGCCGCAGACGCGGGAGCGCGGGCAGGGGCTCTCTGAGGCCGCGGTAGGAATGGGGCGAGGGGGAAGCAGAACGTGCCGTGCTTTTGGCTGTCCTGGAGGGGCTGCCATCAGCACGGTGTAGTACAGCCACAGAAGCCTCCCCACAGTAAGGTTTCGCAGCCTTTTCGACTGCCGAAAAGAAcgcactgtttcttctgaattgGTGCAGAAATGCGCTGCTGTAGCTGACATCTCCCAGCACCCTCATCCTTACCCCTGGGTAAGCACAGCAGGTTGCAGCGGAAAACTTGTGGGGAAACAACCTGGATGGCCTGAGGGAGTGTTCCCTGCCCTTACAGGAGCTCTGCCCTtgccctgtcctcctccctgCTAGGGCAGAGCGCAGCCTCAGGGTACAGACCTCTGTCCTTCCCAGCGTACCAGAATAGCAAAGAGCCAGGGCAGCGCTTTATCCCACTTAATCTGCTTGGATGTCTTGGGCCAAGTTCATTGCAGTTGAACACGCTGGTGCGGAAGAGGGGAGTTTGagctttttaaatattctgaaatgttttttttgctTATCAGTTTACAAAACccttcttttttgtcttctgcagcACCATGTGCATCCCTGCCCGGCCTGTGGGATTATATACAGAGCTGATGAGCACCACCCACCCATACTACCCGTCAGAGCTCAGCTGCCGATGCAGCTCAGCGGCAGCTGGGTGAGCACCCACTGCGAGGTCCGACCTGCGGTGCTTTTCCTTACCAGGTACTTCATATTCCACGGTAACAACCACACCTGGGAAGGTTACTACTATCACTATTCCGACCCACTCTGCAAACAGCCGACTTTCACCATCTACGCATCTGGGCACTACACCCAAGGCATCCCCTCCTCTAAAGTGAGAGGTGGCACAGAGCTGGCTTTTAAAGTCACCCAGGCTCGGGTGACGCCAATGGACCAGGTGACGGTGATGATGCTGAACTCCTCAGAACCTGGAAGCTGTGGGCTGACAAGCTCCTGGAGTGCTGGGGTGGAGCAGGATATAACACCCACAAATGGATGTTTGGCTTTGGGCATCAAGCTGCCCCACACGGAGTACGAGCTTTTCAAAACGGAGCAAGACGTGAAAGACCGCAGCCTGCTGTATGTTGGCGAAAGGCCCACGGACGGATCCAGTCCCGACAGTCCAGACAAGCGACCCACATCGTATCAGGCACCTCTGATTCAGTGTGCTGGAGCACCAGAGGAATTCTCTAACTATGTTAGTCTAAAATACTTGGGAAAAAAGGATGCTAATGGGAGCGAAGCACTAAAATCTTTGCCTGTGGCCTTTTTATTGTTTATAgcacttctgtttttaagaTGGGACTAGTTATCTATTCAGGTACAGCACAGAATTCAGATAGTCTTTGTGCTAGCGTGATTTTTATATCCTTCAAATGAGCACATCTGGAATCAGTTTTACTCAGATTtggaaacactttttaaaaacacccaACCACAGTGAACGAAGCCAAGAAGATATGCCTGACTACATAGTGTTTGTCCTGTGGCTTTATTGCCTAATCTCCCCTCTTTGCGTACAAATTTAATGTAGTGACATGGATGCGCTGCACATTGCAATAGATAATTCAGCAAtatgaggggggaaaaaagcgaCATCAATTACAATTGCTGCTTTGAGCTTTTGACATTGCTAAGATTTAATCAAGAGCTTGATTCAGATGTAATTCAAACATCCGAAGTGTCAGCTGCTGAGTTTCTTTGAGGTTAAGTTCCCACCCATCATACTCCTTATTGCTGTTCTTGCAAATTTGATCTGCAGAGTCAGTCAGCAATAAACAGTCAGCAAGTGTTCTTGATAAGGGCACAGTTAATCAGGCCTCTCTCAGTTTACAgacattttctgcagttttcctgtGTACGTACGCACACAAAGATGCAACATACAATTTTCCACTTATGTATGTACCAAAAGCAGCCCTCAGAGAGCGTTACCTCGACAGACTGTTATGCCTGACCCTGGTCATAAAAGAAGATCCAGTCAATGGAAAACGCTTCTGTGCACAACCGCTCCAACCTTCAGCACTACCTAGCTGCAGGCACTGCATCTTTGCTGCATTATTCTGGCTTTTCCAGTGCAGTACTGGCCTGCCGTTCGGTGCATCAGCTATGGCCCCATGTCGCTGCCCGCCTTGTCCAGCAGACAGAGGCACTGCCAGGCAATCGTGACTCCCACTCATCATGCACCAAGTGAAGCGAAAGATCGCTTAAAAGTCTTCTCAGGCTGTGTATTTTCACTGTCTCATTTTTAGTAAGTGTTCTAGCATATAGTTGTTAATCCAGCTCTCCTTTCAATCAAAATGTCACTTCCCGCCTCATTCCTATAAAGATGTTTTATAAATCTGCCTCTAGTGAATAATGGGCTACGGAGATACTCAGACAGCACAGTCAGGTCAAACTGATTTCTACTGACAAGAAGGACAAACTAAGAAATTAtattccctgcctgctgcagctaAGAAGCATATAACTTACTTGGAGAAGGCCTCCTCCCAGTAGCTAAATCCTCTCCAAATAAGCCTATATATCTTACTCACAAAGGATATTTTGTTAAACCAGCTATGCAATAGCTACCTTCTTAATGCTGTATTTACAAACTTGCGGCTTGTACTTAGATAAATTATGGGTTTTAtaacataaaaatacttttgggGGATCTGTACATTAACTAATAATTCAAATGAGATGCTTATTAAATGCATACAATTGTGACATAAACGTTGTCAGCATGTTCCAGGCATGATCGAGTATTAGTTATGCACATAAACGTTACACTTTTAAGATGATACACAAAAAGGCCAAGCTTGGCTACCTCACCTTTGGTTCCCTCTACAATCAGTGGAGAAGGAGACTTCTCCAGGGTTAGTTCACCAGGCAAAATACCTCCCTGTTTCTAAAggttgttgtgttttgttgcCTGCTACTGTGTGGAGATCCATGGGCAAATGTTTGAAGAACTGCAAGTGCATCTTGCAGAATGGGGCATTTCCTTTGGGATGTCCCTGTTGAGATGCTATGAATCAGGGCAAGTCTGGGGTAGCACAGCTGCATCTCATGTAAACCATACACGTGGCAGAACTTTCTTAATCAGCAAAGCTACATGTTTCTGCAGGACCCAAAGATGTCCATGGCAAGATTAGGGAACAGCCTTCTGCTGTCTTTGGAGGGTGggtggaggagggggaaggcaaTTCCTGCTCTTCATTTACACCCAAGAATGAGATTTGTGTGCAGatacttctttttcatttacataGTATGGAAACATATTAAACTTAGCAAGTGTTCAGACATCGCATGGTGTAAAAACTCCTCCAAGATCACAGATCCTTTCAAGGTGGTGATGGGATTAACATGATGTAAAAAGTTACAAGACAACATCACATACTTGTGCAATGTATGCAACGAGCACTTGAGAAAGCTCCCACCACCTCCCCATAGCAGGTCAACCACCATTCGGCTCCAGCAGCACTGGATGTTTAGACACAGCTCCACAACTCTGCACGACGGATGGGCTACGCTGACTAAACCTCCCTAGGAAAGCTTCATCGGGAGCCTCTTTATCCCCTGTTTCCCCCTTTTAAGTATacttctgaaagacaaaaaaaagccatgaaaaaGCTATTTGCATAAATATCATAACTTTTATTGTTCTGTTCACAGTTTTTGGAGAAACATTCCTAAATTACAGTTATTCTCTCTTAAGAATTTGTGCCTTTTTCCAATTTGAATTTGCCTGGCTTTGATTACCAGGCAGTGGTTCTTGTTGTGTTGCTCTTTTTAAGATCAAAGAGCTGCAGTGGTCAGTATTTTCTCCCCGTGAAGGTACCTATGCACTGTAATCAAGACATTCTCAATTTTGGTAGATAAACTCAGCCAACTGAGTTTCGTCTCTCGCCCTCTCTAAGGCATTTTCACACTCCACCAGTAAtttttgaatcttttttttgcATCCATTGTAATTACTCagcttctcttttaaaatgtcaatatCCAAGTTGCATCCAAAATTCCCAACTCTCACAGCTGAGACACACAGAAGTATAATCACTTACTGCtaacagtaattaaaaacaagaacacaTTCTTATTCATTAGTCTTTTACCCTGGGACTGCACGGGGAACACATGTGGAGCTCTTACTCACTCTGGTCCTGGGTATGGATATTTTTGTCATGTTAACATTTTCTTAGTAGTGATTTTGTATCTATTTTCACCAGTGATCTGGAACCACTGAATCATATGGGGTCCCAGCAGAACCCTTCTATGAGTATCCCCTCTCTTTGAACGACCACTTCTGAAACGTGTGATTGTCAGAACACACCAAGCTTTGCAGGGGCCCAGATACACTCACATCACTCTAATCccaaagaaaactaaaaaacaaaagacagaatGAAATGACTTACATTGTGCTCCCTCATCGCCTTTTTCATCCCTTCCCTGGGGGTGTCAAGCTAGCTACGCACTTCACCTGGGCcgtcctgtcctgtcctgtttGCCATCCTTCTCATCAGCAGGTCAGAGATTGCCCCAGGCATCTCCCTTAGAAATACAGATACAAGGTTTCTAGACCtactggatttaaaaatagtgatttttaatattaagcATTGCTAATGAGTGACATCACCTTTCCAATTCTTACACCATCACTAGCAGCTTTACCACCTGCATCTAGTAATAGTCCTTACCTACCACACAGATTTCCTCTGAACTTCTGCTCTTTTATCAGCCTCTCCAAGCACTCCAACCCATACTTTTCCCCGCCCCCTCTGGCTATT comes from the Haliaeetus albicilla chromosome 2, bHalAlb1.1, whole genome shotgun sequence genome and includes:
- the APCDD1L gene encoding protein APCDD1-like, coding for MVRCWWLAGLLVACAAAEPPLRWEPRCRQQLRHLQDGARIAARLPPRLEGRWVSTGCEVRPGPEFLTRSYLFYANRLFKAYQFYYWDPSCRDPSYSLVIKGKLRLRQASWITRGATEADYHLHKVGIVFHSQKAMREVASWINQTSGEGCSGFLPPGRTWAPGALYELLSTKTERDCTAALGFAMHELSLVRVEKHYQPLLQPQQSGSRLVEELYLGDIHTEWVERLHYRPTGYQRPMQSAVHHVHPCPACGIIYRADEHHPPILPVRAQLPMQLSGSWVSTHCEVRPAVLFLTRYFIFHGNNHTWEGYYYHYSDPLCKQPTFTIYASGHYTQGIPSSKVRGGTELAFKVTQARVTPMDQVTVMMLNSSEPGSCGLTSSWSAGVEQDITPTNGCLALGIKLPHTEYELFKTEQDVKDRSLLYVGERPTDGSSPDSPDKRPTSYQAPLIQCAGAPEEFSNYVSLKYLGKKDANGSEALKSLPVAFLLFIALLFLRWD